The genomic segment CGCGCGCCCTCGACCGGGTGGTCACCCGCGCGACGGCGATCAACCCCGACAAGCGCTATCCCGATCTGCTCGCCCTCGTTGCGGCGCTCCGCGCCGCCGTGCCGGGCGGTCCGCGACCGGTCACCGTGAGCGCCGCCGACGGGGCCGAGCGCACGCTCGTCATCCCCGCGGAGACGGCGGAGACGGTGTCGGTGCCCGCGGTCTCGTCTGCGGAAGACGGCGCCGGGGCGGCTCCGCGGCGCCGTCGGCCGGCACGACTGCGCAGGGCGCTCGTCGCGTTGCTCCTGCTCGCCGCCGCCGTGGGTGGCGCCTTCGCCGTCTGGAACTTCCTCCTGGCACCCGTCACCGGGGTGCCCGGGCTCCTCGGCACTTCCCAGGAGGAGGCCGCGGCCGAGCTCGCGCGCCTCGGCCTGGAGCTGACGGTCGCCGGCAGCGAGCACGACTTCGCCATGCCGGCCGGCCACGTGCTCGCACAGGATCCCGGGCCGGGCGCGCGGCTGCGTCGCGGCGGGTCCGTCGCGGTCGTCGTCTCGGCGGGCCGGGCACCGGTCGTCATGCCGGGTGTCGCGGGCTTGGAGCGGGAGGAGGCACTCGCGCTGCTCCAAGGCCCCGAGTACCGCTTCGAGGTGCGCGTCGACGAAGAGCACTCGCGCGTGCCGGCCGGCCAGGTGCAGGCGCAGATGCCCCCCGAGGGTGAGGCGCTCACCCAGGGTGACGCCGTCGTCATCAACGTCTCGCTCGGCGTCCGGCAGGTCACCGTGCCCGACTTGTCCGGCATGGACCGCGCCGAGGCCGAGGAGGCGCTCGCCGAGGCCGACCTTCTCGCGGCGTTCACCGGCGAGTACAGCGACGAGTTCCCCACACCCGGCGACGTCATCCGCCAGTCGGTCGGTCCCGGGACCGAGGTCGACGAGGGCTCGACGGTGACCGTGACGGTCTCCCGGGGCCCGGCGACGGTCGAGGTGCCCGACGTGCGCAACGACCCGGTGGCCGACGCGGTGGCCGAGATCGAGGGCGCCGGCCTCGTCGCGCGGGTCGTCGCCGAGCCACGCCCGCGCCTCGGACCGTTCCCCGCCGGGCGCGTCGGGCGCATCGAGGTGCAAGACCCCGCTCCCGGGACGAAGCTGCGCCGGGGCCAGACGGTGACGCTCTACACCTTCTCCGAGGGCTGAGCGCCTGCCGCTCCCCCGAGGCTCTCCCCCCGGGCAGTCACACCCCCCGCGTACGGTCGTCCCATGACCCGCCTGACCCTGCCGCAAGGGGCCCCACGATGAGCGTTGTCGACCGCATCCCCGAGCTTCCCGTCGAGGTCGTCCGCAGCCCGCGGCGGCGCAAGACCGTCGAGGCCCGCATGGTCGGCGGCGTGCTGCGCGTGTCGATACCCGCCGCGATGACCGCCGCCGAGGAGGCGCACTGGGTCAGGGAGATGAGCCGGCGGGTCGCCCGCAAGGTCCGGTCCGGGGCGGTCGACCTCGACCGTCGCGCCGCGGATGTCGCCGCCCGCTACGGACTGCCCCGCCCCGCGGCGATCCGCTGGGTGGACAACCAGGAGTGGCGCTGGGGCTCGTGCACGCCCGCGCACGGCACCATCCGCCTGTCCCGCCGCCTGGCGGCCTACCCGCCGTGGGTGCTCGACTACGTCATCGTTCACGAGCTCGCCCACCTCGCCGAGCCGAACCACAGCCGAGCCTTCTGGGCGCTCGTCGGCCGTTACCCGAAGGCCGAGCGCGCACGGGGCTTCCTTATCGCCAAGGGTGACGACCCCGACGACTAATGTTGCGGCGGTCTCCTCCAGGCGACCAATTGACGCATCACTCCGGTTCGAGTACGGTCCCGCCACGGATGCAAGGCATCCAGCGGGGCGCAAGGCGGGATGGGACTCGGGGGAGGAACGCTTTCTTCACCCTGTGTCAACCCTGCCCGATCGTGCCGACTTTGTCCTGTTTGAGGCGCACACGGGGGGTAGCGATGCTCCAGGGAAATGCTGTTCAGCAGAATGCAGCTCGTGGGCTGCGCGCCAGTCTGGCGGCAGTGGTCGGTCTGTTGCTCCTGCTTGCGCCGATGCCGGCGGAGGCGGCGCACAACGCCCTGCCGGAGATCACCTCGGCCGGGCCGCTGGAGCGGATCATCATCAGCGACGAGCTGAACTGCCAGGTCAAGCACGCGGCGGACTCGGTCTTCTCCTTCTACCCCTCGTCTGACCCCACCGGGGCCTGCGCCACGCTGGTGGCGACCGGCGGGACGCTGTACGGACCCACACACATCGCGGCGGGAAGCGGCGCGACACCGCGCACAGCGTTCACGCGCGTGAGCCAGAGTGCGGTGACCGGGACCGGCACCGGCGCAGACCCCTACCGCCTCGTGACCGTCGTCGACCTCGGGGACACGGGTCTGCGCCTGAGGCAGACGGACTCGTACGTCGTCGGTGAGGAGAGCTACCGCACCGACGTGCGCCTGGACAACACCGGCAGTGCCGCCGCCCCGGCGATCGTCTACCGCGCCGGTGACTGCTACCTGCAGGGCAGCGACTTCGGGTTCGGGCGTGTGGACGCCAACGGGGCTGTTGCCTGCACGACGTCGACCGCGCCGGGCGCCCGGATCGAGCAGTGGCTGCCGATCACCCCGGGCAGCAACCACTACCACGCCGGCTACAGCCAGGTGTGGTCGCGCATCGGTGCGCAGCTGGCCTTCCCCGACACCTGCCGGTGCAACGAGCTCATCGACAACGGGGCGGGGCTCAGCTGGACGGTGACCGTGCCGGCCGGGGGTGCCTTGACCCTCTCGCACCTCACGACCTTCTCCCCGATCGGCAACGTGCCGCTGACGACCACGAAGACCGCGGCCTCTCCGACCACCCCCGCCGGTGGTCAGAACTCCTACACCATCACGGTGACGAACCCGAACGTTGCCGCCGCGACCCTGGACACGATCACCGACACGCTCCCGGCAGGCTTCAGCTATGTCGCGGGGAGTTCGAGCGGTGCCACCGTCACCGATCCGGCGGTGGTCGGCCAGGCGCTCACGTGGAGTGGCCCCTTCACGGTTCCCCCCGATGGGGGCACGACGTCCCTGGCGTTCAACGTCGTCGTGGCCGCGACACCGGGCACCTACCACAACGAGGCACACGCGACTGCGAGCGGGCTGACCGTGAGTCCCACGGGGCCGACCGCGCCGGTGGAGGTGACCGCGGGGCAGACTCCGACGGAGGAGCAGTGCACGCCGCTGCTCGCGGGCCAGACGATCAACGTCGGCCAGGTCTGCGTCAGTCACGACGCCACCGACCTCATCGTGACCTACCGCACGACCGGCGGCTGGGTGCTCACCGAGACCCACCTCGCCGTCGGGAACGAGGTTGGCGACATCCCGGCCACGCGGCGCGGCGCCAACGCGGGCCAGCCCACCCCGGGCCACTTCCCGCACAAGGCTCGGCATAGCCCGGCCGTGAACACCTACTCCTACACGATGCCGCTGGGAGATCTTGACCCGGCGGAGGGCATGGTCGTCGCCGCGCACGCCAAGGTGCAGCGGGTCGTGGACGACACGACGGCGGAGGAGTCCGCCTGGGGGGCGGGGCAGCGGTTCGTCCAGCGTGGCAACTGGGCCACCTACTTCTGGTACTCCTCGACTCCGTAGGCGCGGACCGACACCGACCAGGGAGACCACCAGGCGAGATCGGTGGTCTCCCTTCATTGGGAGCCTGAGCATCTCGTGGTCCGTCGACGGTGGAAGCGTCGAACAGATCCGTCGTGCCGTTGCGCTCATAGTCGTGGGTCATCGTTCCGGCCCGGCCGGGTTCCATCGGCAGAGACGGCTGGGTACGGTCAGCGCCTGCGTTTGGGTCCGGACGACGCGCCAGCCCCTACGAGGCGCTCGCCGCATTCACGTCCCGCATGATCGGGACGACGCCCGGCAGCGGGATGCTCGTCGAGATGGCCCCAACGGTCGCGAACGCGGTGGGCGCCGGGGCAGGAGAGGTGTGGTTGCGGGGCGGCTCGCAGCTGCGCCGCTCGGCCCGCTGGCCCGGCGCCGCCGGACAACCGCAGCGACGTCAACGCCGCGCAGGTGCGGCTTGTCAACACCGCCTCGAGTGGGAGCAAGATCGTCTCTGCGGTGCCGGACCAGGGCACCTTGCACGATAAGAACCCGGCCTATTGGCGCGCGCGCTAACCTCCCGACCCGCCGGTGCGCAGGACGCGGCGCAGCGCCTCGGCGGCGAGGCGGCAGTCCGCGCGCGACACGTCGGGGTGGGTGACGAGGCGGACCGTGCGCGCGTCCATGGCGCCGGCGAGCACGCCGAGGTCGGCAAGGGCCCCCACGACGAGGTGCGCGTCGACGTCCTCGACGTAGACGATGTTCGTCTGCACCTGGGCGAGGTCGACGCCCTGCGGGCAGACCTCCTTGGCCGCCTCCGCGAGCATCCGGGCGTTCGCGTGGTCCTCCGCCAGCCGGTCGACCATCTGCTCGAGCGCGACGAGCCCGGCCGCGGCGATCACCCCCGCCTGGCGCATCGCCCCGCCGTAGCGCCGCCGCCACTGGCGGGCCTCGGCGATCGCGTCGGCGGCGCCGACCATGAGGCTGCCCACCGGGGCGCCGAGCCCCTTGGAGGTCGAGAACATGAGCCCGTCGACGAGCCGGCCGTACACGTGGGGCTCGACGCCGGCGGCCACGCACGCGTTGAAGACGCGGGCGCCGTCCATGTAGAGCGGCACGCCGGCAGCCGCGCAGACGCCCTTCAGCGCGGCTAGGTCTTCGACGCCGTAGTAGGTGCCGCCCCGGCGGTTGTGGGTGTGCTCGACCCACACGAGCGACGTCGGGGTGAGGGGGAAGGCGTCGGGGCGGATCGCGGCGGCGACCTGCTCAGGGCTCAGCAGCCCGTAGGCGCCCGCCACAGTGCGGAACTGCACGCCGGCGAGCAGGGCGCCCGCGCCCGCCTCGTAGTTCACGACGTGCGCGTCGGCCTCGACGACGACCTCCGTCGCGGGGCGCGCGAGCACCCGCAGCCACAGCTGGTTGCACATCACCCCCGACGGGCAGAGCAACGCGGCCTCGCGGCCGAAGCGCTCGGCCGCCACCTCCTCCAGGCGCGCGACCGTCGGGTCCTCGCCGTAGACGTCGTCGCCCACGACAGCCGCGGCCATGGCCGCGCGCATCGCGGGCGTCGGCCGGGTCACCGTGTCCGAGCGCAGGTCGACGACGGCCTCAGCCAAAGAAGACCTCGGCGACGCGGTACACCTCCGGCGGCACGGTCTTCAACGTCGCGGTGGCCTCCCGCAGCGGCACGGGGACCACCGCGTTGCCCTGCAGGCCGACCATGGCGCCCCACTCGCCGCGGGCGACGGCGTCGACGGCGGCGACGCCGAGCGTCGACCCGAGCACGCGGTCGAAGGCGTTCGGCGAGCCGCCCCGCTGCACGTGCCCCAGCGTGGTGACGCGCGTGGCGAAGCCGGTGCGCTCCTCGATGATCGGTGCGAGCACGTTCCCGAGGCCGCCGAGCACCGGCCGGCCGAACTCGTCGCGGTCGTAGTCGGGTAAGCCGACGGTCCCCTCGACGGGCACGGCCCCCTCGGCGACGACCACGATCGAGAACGGTCGGCCCATGCCGTGGCGCCGCTTGAGATGGCGGGCCACGCGGTCGATGTCGAAGGGGTGCTCGGGGATGAGGATGGCGTCGGCGCCTCCGGCGAGTCCCGCGTAGGTGGCGATCCAGCCGGCGTTGCGGCCCATGACCTCGAGGAGCATCACGCGGTTGTGGCTCTCCGCCGTCGAGTGGAGGCGGTCGACCGCCTCGGTCGCGATGTCGAGGGCCGTGGAGAAGCCGATGGTGAACTGCGTGCCGGACAGGTCGTTGTCGATGGTCTTCGGCACCCCGATGATCG from the Egibacteraceae bacterium genome contains:
- the pknB gene encoding Stk1 family PASTA domain-containing Ser/Thr kinase, which translates into the protein MDITSRTVAGDGSVTVGSLVAARYRLVARIGAGGMATIFRARDETLDRDVAVKVLHGHLADDATLLERFRSEARLAASLLHPSVVNVFDQGVADLPYIVMEHVDGPSLREILTARGRLPPGEALAVIEPVCHALARAHASGLIHRDVKPENVLIAPDGTPKVADFGIARAVAETGHTQTGALIGSVHYLAPELVDGREATPASDQYAVGVVLFELLTGRKPLPADSPMAIAVRHARESVPPPSAFVSDSSRALDRVVTRATAINPDKRYPDLLALVAALRAAVPGGPRPVTVSAADGAERTLVIPAETAETVSVPAVSSAEDGAGAAPRRRRPARLRRALVALLLLAAAVGGAFAVWNFLLAPVTGVPGLLGTSQEEAAAELARLGLELTVAGSEHDFAMPAGHVLAQDPGPGARLRRGGSVAVVVSAGRAPVVMPGVAGLEREEALALLQGPEYRFEVRVDEEHSRVPAGQVQAQMPPEGEALTQGDAVVINVSLGVRQVTVPDLSGMDRAEAEEALAEADLLAAFTGEYSDEFPTPGDVIRQSVGPGTEVDEGSTVTVTVSRGPATVEVPDVRNDPVADAVAEIEGAGLVARVVAEPRPRLGPFPAGRVGRIEVQDPAPGTKLRRGQTVTLYTFSEG
- a CDS encoding M48 family metallopeptidase; amino-acid sequence: MSVVDRIPELPVEVVRSPRRRKTVEARMVGGVLRVSIPAAMTAAEEAHWVREMSRRVARKVRSGAVDLDRRAADVAARYGLPRPAAIRWVDNQEWRWGSCTPAHGTIRLSRRLAAYPPWVLDYVIVHELAHLAEPNHSRAFWALVGRYPKAERARGFLIAKGDDPDD
- a CDS encoding GntG family PLP-dependent aldolase; protein product: MAEAVVDLRSDTVTRPTPAMRAAMAAAVVGDDVYGEDPTVARLEEVAAERFGREAALLCPSGVMCNQLWLRVLARPATEVVVEADAHVVNYEAGAGALLAGVQFRTVAGAYGLLSPEQVAAAIRPDAFPLTPTSLVWVEHTHNRRGGTYYGVEDLAALKGVCAAAGVPLYMDGARVFNACVAAGVEPHVYGRLVDGLMFSTSKGLGAPVGSLMVGAADAIAEARQWRRRYGGAMRQAGVIAAAGLVALEQMVDRLAEDHANARMLAEAAKEVCPQGVDLAQVQTNIVYVEDVDAHLVVGALADLGVLAGAMDARTVRLVTHPDVSRADCRLAAEALRRVLRTGGSGG
- a CDS encoding ATP-dependent 6-phosphofructokinase, with protein sequence MSTRVGILTGGGDCPGLNAVIRAVVRRGIDEHNIAVSGFRNGWRGVLDGAAEPLTFESTRGILHRGGTVLGTSRTNPEAADRGVERVREALDIHRLSGLIVVGGEGTLSAATALWEVHRVPIIGVPKTIDNDLSGTQFTIGFSTALDIATEAVDRLHSTAESHNRVMLLEVMGRNAGWIATYAGLAGGADAILIPEHPFDIDRVARHLKRRHGMGRPFSIVVVAEGAVPVEGTVGLPDYDRDEFGRPVLGGLGNVLAPIIEERTGFATRVTTLGHVQRGGSPNAFDRVLGSTLGVAAVDAVARGEWGAMVGLQGNAVVPVPLREATATLKTVPPEVYRVAEVFFG